In Portunus trituberculatus isolate SZX2019 chromosome 22, ASM1759143v1, whole genome shotgun sequence, one DNA window encodes the following:
- the LOC123507564 gene encoding LOW QUALITY PROTEIN: LIM domain only protein 3-like (The sequence of the model RefSeq protein was modified relative to this genomic sequence to represent the inferred CDS: inserted 1 base in 1 codon) translates to MTMKPVTETERNTSPQDCAGCGKRINDRFLLKALEMYWHEDCLKCGCCDCRLGEVGSTLFTXGNLILCRRDYLRLFGTTGYCSACSKVIPAFEMVMRARNNVYHLECFACQQCNHRFCVGDKFYLCDNKILCEYDYEERLVFASMACTPSSLAQLKRQIGGLDGPTVIEDVRKGQTPPAATPTLHPTPMHHHHHNTTTPQQPPQQQQQQTTPQLLQQGPGQTGTQSQQQQHQTQQGTQQRPMVT, encoded by the exons ATGACCATGAAGCCCGTGACGGAAACTGAACGCAACACGAGCCCTCAGGACTGCGCGGGCTGCGGTAAAAGGATTAACGACAG GTTCCTACTGAAGGCGCTGGAGATGTATTGGCACGAGGACTGTCTGAAGTGTGGGTGCTGTGACTGTCGGCTGGGCGAGGTGGGCTCTACTCTCTTCA AAGGAAACCTCATCCTTTGCCGCAGGGACTATCTCAG GCTATTTGGGACCACTGGTTACTGCTCAGCTTGCTCCAAAGTGATCCCAGCGTTTGAGATGGTGATGAGGGCGAGGAACAACGTGTATCATCTCGAGTGCTTCGCGTGCCAGCAGTGCAATCacag ATTCTGCGTTGGTGATAAGTTCTATCTCTGCGACAACAAGATTCTGTGTGAATATGACTACGAGGAACGGCTTGTCTTCGCCTCCATGGCCTGCACACCCTCCAGCCTGGCCCAGCTCAAGCGGCAAATAGGAGGGCTGGAC GGCCCTACGGTAATAGAAGACGTCAGGAAGGGCCAGACACCCCCAGCAGCCACCCCCACCCTTCACCCTACCccaatgcaccaccaccaccacaacaccaccacaccacaacaaccaccacagcagcagcagcaacagaccaCCCCACAGCTGCTGCAACAGGGCCCAGGGCAGACGGGCACGCagtcacagcagcagcagcaccaaacACAGCAGGGAACACAGCAACGGCCAATGGTAACCTGA